A single region of the Thermodesulfatator indicus DSM 15286 genome encodes:
- a CDS encoding hydrogenase iron-sulfur subunit, with product MEKVGVFICTSCNIGDRLEIGDLEAAANEQGCAYCASMPFLCGKEGVEAIKKAIQENELDSVVICACSSRVNYDVFDFGKKLPVVRVSLREEVVWSRWPKLEEGQEMPEDESQIEFAEGVSFKDELMALAKDYVRMGVVKAQKIAPPEPYKLEGEICKKILVMGGGVAGLTAALEVAKAGYEALLVEKENELGGFVAKMKKQLEPGHPYKNLVDPVVKKLIEDVQANDKIQVVTGATVEKIAGAPGAFKVTYNAGGNEETVDIGAIVVATGWKPYDATKLEEPYGYGKYPDVVTNIQFEEMLAKGELKRPSDGSPVKSVAFIQCAGQRDENHLPYCSGVCCLASLKQAKLLREMDSEAKAYIFYKDMRTMGIYENFYLALQDDPGVFLTKAEFKGLAQADDGRLVVEVGETLLGDDMAVPVDLVVLATGMVPTTADDPIIPLEYRQGPGFPELELFSGYADSNYICFPYETRRTGIYAAGCVHQPMATAQAMEDAAGAALKAIQCLKAVEMGHAVHPRTWDFAYPEFNFKRCTQCKRCTEECPFGALDDDPEGTPMPNPTRCRRCGTCFGACPERVINFKDYNIDMGSSMLKACEMPEPEYGQYRVVAFICENDALPALDMAAYHRKNVPLSIRFIPVRCLGAVNVAWIRDAMSGGWDGVLMLGCKYGENYQCHFIKGSELANRRMENVAETLQQLALEPERVVIKTVSIDEYEELPKLLQEFQEALEAVGESPFKGW from the coding sequence ATGGAAAAAGTAGGAGTTTTTATTTGCACCTCCTGTAATATTGGCGATCGTTTGGAAATTGGAGATCTTGAAGCGGCAGCCAATGAACAGGGCTGTGCTTATTGTGCTTCTATGCCCTTTCTTTGTGGTAAAGAAGGGGTAGAAGCTATAAAAAAAGCTATTCAGGAAAATGAGCTTGATAGCGTGGTAATTTGTGCCTGTTCATCTAGGGTAAATTACGACGTATTTGATTTTGGCAAAAAATTGCCGGTAGTGCGAGTTAGCTTACGTGAAGAGGTAGTTTGGTCTCGTTGGCCTAAACTTGAAGAAGGTCAAGAAATGCCCGAAGATGAAAGCCAGATTGAGTTTGCTGAAGGGGTGTCCTTTAAAGATGAACTTATGGCTCTGGCTAAAGATTATGTTCGTATGGGTGTAGTTAAGGCTCAAAAGATCGCCCCGCCTGAGCCTTATAAACTTGAAGGGGAAATTTGTAAGAAGATATTAGTTATGGGTGGTGGTGTAGCTGGTCTTACGGCGGCTTTGGAAGTAGCCAAGGCTGGTTACGAGGCCTTACTGGTAGAGAAGGAAAATGAGCTTGGTGGTTTTGTGGCTAAGATGAAAAAGCAGCTTGAACCTGGCCATCCTTACAAAAATCTTGTTGATCCTGTGGTTAAAAAGCTTATAGAAGATGTTCAAGCTAATGACAAAATTCAAGTGGTAACCGGAGCTACGGTAGAAAAGATTGCTGGAGCTCCTGGGGCCTTTAAAGTTACTTATAATGCGGGTGGCAACGAAGAAACTGTTGACATTGGGGCTATTGTAGTGGCTACAGGTTGGAAGCCCTATGACGCTACAAAACTTGAAGAGCCTTATGGATATGGGAAGTATCCCGATGTAGTAACTAATATTCAGTTTGAAGAGATGCTTGCCAAGGGCGAGCTTAAACGTCCGTCTGATGGTTCTCCGGTTAAAAGTGTTGCTTTTATTCAGTGTGCTGGTCAGCGTGATGAAAATCATCTTCCATACTGTTCAGGAGTGTGTTGTCTCGCTTCATTAAAACAGGCCAAACTTTTGCGGGAAATGGATAGCGAGGCTAAAGCGTATATCTTCTACAAAGATATGCGCACTATGGGGATTTACGAAAACTTTTATTTGGCCCTTCAGGACGATCCTGGTGTCTTTTTGACCAAGGCTGAATTTAAGGGGCTTGCCCAGGCTGATGACGGCCGTTTGGTGGTAGAAGTAGGAGAAACTTTGTTGGGTGATGATATGGCTGTACCTGTTGATTTGGTCGTCTTGGCCACGGGTATGGTCCCCACTACGGCTGATGATCCTATTATCCCTCTTGAATACCGTCAGGGTCCTGGTTTCCCTGAACTTGAACTATTTAGCGGCTATGCGGATTCAAACTATATATGCTTCCCTTATGAAACCAGACGGACCGGAATTTATGCGGCTGGTTGTGTGCATCAGCCTATGGCTACAGCTCAGGCCATGGAAGATGCGGCTGGAGCGGCTCTAAAGGCTATTCAGTGTTTGAAGGCGGTAGAAATGGGGCATGCTGTCCATCCGCGTACCTGGGATTTTGCTTATCCGGAGTTTAATTTTAAGCGTTGTACCCAGTGTAAACGTTGTACCGAAGAATGTCCTTTTGGGGCCCTTGATGACGATCCTGAAGGCACCCCGATGCCTAATCCTACGCGTTGTAGGCGTTGTGGAACCTGTTTTGGCGCCTGTCCCGAAAGGGTCATTAATTTCAAGGACTACAATATTGACATGGGTAGCTCCATGCTTAAGGCCTGTGAGATGCCTGAGCCCGAATATGGTCAGTATAGAGTCGTGGCTTTTATCTGTGAGAATGATGCCCTGCCAGCCCTTGATATGGCCGCTTATCATCGTAAAAATGTTCCACTTTCTATACGCTTTATTCCGGTTCGATGCCTAGGGGCAGTGAATGTGGCCTGGATTAGAGATGCTATGAGTGGAGGTTGGGACGGAGTACTTATGCTTGGTTGTAAATATGGTGAAAATTATCAATGTCACTTTATTAAAGGTAGTGAGCTTGCTAATCGTCGTATGGAAAACGTAGCTGAAACCTTACAGCAGTTAGCCCTTGAACCCGAACGAGTGGTAATTAAAACGGTATCTATTGACGAATACGAAGAATTGCCTAAACTGCTTCAGGAATTTCAAGAAGCACTTGAAGCTGTGGGAGAAAGCCCCTTTAAAGGTTGGTAA
- a CDS encoding CoB--CoM heterodisulfide reductase iron-sulfur subunit A family protein: protein MGEGKILVVGGGISGVTAAVEAAEMEYDVILIEKEPFLGGRVNQLRYYFPKLCPPTCGLEINYRRIKENPRINFYTMATIKDIQGAPGNYKVTVEIAPRYVNENCTCCGECEKVCEGEREDTFNFGLGKTKAIYLPHEHAFPARYVLDKSALADGDLERIKEACKYNAIDPDMQPQTITLEVGAIIWATGWKPYDAKKLDNLKYGQPGFENVITNMQMERLAAPNGPTGGKIVRPSDQQVPQSIAFVQCAGSRDENHLPYCSYICCLASLKHSIYFAEQNPEGKVYFFYIDIRTPGRYEKFLNRAKEEANIEFIKGKVADIQQAENGDLIVVAEDTLSGKKIQKQVNMVVLATGMQPSLAGEEVPQILEMDENGFVIPSEAKGMYACGCARLPLDVMSSNETATAAALKAIQTLVRG from the coding sequence ATGGGAGAGGGGAAGATCCTCGTAGTAGGCGGGGGAATAAGTGGTGTTACTGCTGCCGTTGAGGCAGCCGAAATGGAATATGACGTAATTCTTATTGAAAAGGAACCCTTTTTAGGTGGTCGAGTTAATCAGCTTCGCTATTATTTTCCTAAACTTTGTCCTCCGACTTGCGGTTTGGAAATCAACTATCGCCGGATCAAAGAGAATCCACGCATTAATTTTTACACTATGGCAACCATAAAAGACATTCAGGGTGCACCGGGAAACTATAAAGTAACCGTTGAAATCGCACCTCGTTATGTAAATGAAAACTGCACCTGTTGCGGTGAATGTGAAAAGGTATGTGAAGGGGAGCGGGAAGACACTTTTAATTTTGGACTGGGAAAAACTAAGGCCATTTATTTACCCCATGAGCATGCTTTTCCCGCCCGTTACGTTCTGGACAAGTCAGCTTTAGCTGATGGCGATTTAGAAAGAATTAAAGAAGCTTGCAAGTATAATGCTATAGATCCTGATATGCAGCCTCAGACTATAACTCTAGAAGTAGGGGCTATCATCTGGGCTACTGGCTGGAAGCCTTATGACGCTAAAAAGCTTGATAATCTGAAGTACGGCCAGCCTGGTTTTGAAAATGTAATTACCAATATGCAGATGGAAAGGTTAGCCGCTCCCAATGGGCCTACGGGCGGAAAGATTGTCCGGCCTTCAGATCAGCAGGTTCCGCAAAGTATAGCTTTTGTACAGTGTGCTGGCTCAAGAGATGAGAACCACTTGCCTTATTGTTCGTATATTTGTTGCTTGGCTTCTCTTAAGCACAGTATTTATTTTGCTGAGCAAAATCCTGAAGGAAAAGTTTACTTCTTTTACATTGATATTAGAACTCCTGGCCGTTATGAAAAGTTCCTAAACAGGGCTAAAGAAGAAGCCAATATCGAATTTATTAAAGGAAAAGTTGCTGATATTCAGCAAGCCGAAAATGGTGACCTGATAGTAGTGGCTGAAGATACTCTTTCCGGGAAAAAGATCCAGAAGCAGGTGAATATGGTAGTTCTAGCTACCGGTATGCAGCCGAGCTTAGCTGGTGAGGAAGTGCCTCAGATCTTGGAGATGGACGAAAATGGTTTTGTCATTCCTAGTGAAGCTAAAGGCATGTATGCCTGTGGCTGTGCTAGGTTGCCTCTAGATGTTATGTCTTCGAATGAAACCGCAACTGCTGCGGCTTTAAAAGCTATTCAAACTTTGGTAAGGGGGTAA
- the aprA gene encoding adenylyl-sulfate reductase subunit alpha translates to MAKIWSYNPGLPCAEPEIVEKETDILLVGGGMACCGAAVEAVRWAKPAGLKVTLVDKAALERSGAVAMGLSAINTYIGENKPDDYVRMVRCDLMGIIREDLSFDVGRHVDDSVIAFEEWGLPVWKRTDDGKILDGAQAKAKGMTLKSGAKPVRSGRWQIMINGESYKCIVAEAAKNAMEQLGENGEILERVFIVRPLMDANEPNRCCGGVGFSVRENKLYIIKAKATLLATGGAVNIFRPRSVAEGQGRAWYPVWNPGSAYAMCAMSGAKLVLMENRFVPARFKDGYGPVGAWFLLFKARATNAFGEDYIAKHKGELEKFKPYSEASVIGTCLRNHAMLIEMKEGRGPIYIHTEWALQEAMKTMDKKEFKKLEAEAWEDFLDMCVTQAGLWACLNIEPEKVPSEIMPTEPYFLGSHAGCAGAWCCGPDEDWVPDQYKEPWKEIGLYNRMTTVKGMFCAGDTVGACGHKFSSGAHAEGRIAAKAMVKFCLDNKDYVPTPKEDPEALKKEIYAPWYRFEENKEASTSYEVNPNFLLPKQIQARLMKLMDEYVAGIATFYQTNKVMLERGLELLTMLKEDMEKAAARDLHELMRAWENIHRVWTAELHLRHVLFREETRYPGYYYRADFPELNDAEWRCFTLSRYNPETGEWEMEKFPYVQIIPDPLGP, encoded by the coding sequence ATGGCTAAGATTTGGTCTTATAATCCTGGGCTTCCTTGTGCTGAGCCTGAGATTGTAGAAAAAGAAACCGATATTCTTTTGGTGGGCGGTGGTATGGCCTGTTGCGGTGCCGCTGTAGAGGCTGTTCGTTGGGCTAAGCCTGCTGGGCTCAAGGTAACTTTGGTTGACAAGGCCGCGCTTGAGCGTTCTGGTGCGGTAGCCATGGGTCTTTCGGCTATTAATACTTACATTGGCGAAAACAAGCCTGATGACTATGTCCGCATGGTCCGTTGTGACTTGATGGGTATCATCCGTGAAGATCTTTCTTTTGACGTAGGTCGCCACGTTGATGATAGTGTTATTGCTTTTGAAGAATGGGGTCTTCCCGTCTGGAAGCGTACCGATGATGGTAAGATTCTTGACGGTGCTCAGGCCAAGGCCAAGGGTATGACCCTTAAATCTGGGGCCAAGCCAGTTCGCTCTGGTCGCTGGCAGATCATGATTAACGGTGAATCTTATAAGTGCATCGTAGCGGAAGCGGCTAAAAACGCCATGGAGCAGCTTGGTGAAAATGGCGAAATCCTTGAACGTGTATTTATAGTCCGTCCTTTGATGGACGCTAATGAACCCAACCGTTGCTGTGGTGGTGTAGGCTTTTCTGTTCGTGAAAACAAGCTCTACATCATTAAAGCTAAGGCCACCCTCTTGGCTACTGGTGGTGCGGTTAACATCTTCCGTCCTCGTTCTGTGGCTGAAGGTCAGGGTCGTGCTTGGTATCCGGTTTGGAACCCTGGTTCAGCTTACGCCATGTGTGCCATGAGCGGTGCCAAGCTTGTACTCATGGAAAACCGCTTTGTGCCTGCTCGTTTTAAAGATGGTTATGGTCCGGTTGGTGCTTGGTTCTTGCTTTTTAAAGCCCGTGCTACCAACGCTTTTGGTGAAGATTATATCGCCAAGCACAAGGGTGAACTTGAAAAGTTTAAGCCTTACAGTGAAGCTTCCGTTATCGGAACCTGCTTGCGTAACCACGCCATGCTCATTGAGATGAAAGAAGGTCGTGGTCCTATCTACATCCATACTGAGTGGGCTCTTCAGGAAGCCATGAAGACCATGGACAAGAAGGAATTCAAGAAGCTCGAAGCCGAAGCCTGGGAAGACTTCCTTGACATGTGTGTAACTCAGGCGGGTCTTTGGGCTTGCTTGAACATCGAACCTGAAAAGGTACCTTCCGAAATTATGCCTACTGAGCCTTACTTCCTTGGTTCTCACGCTGGTTGTGCTGGTGCTTGGTGCTGCGGTCCTGACGAAGATTGGGTGCCTGATCAGTATAAAGAACCCTGGAAAGAAATTGGTCTTTATAACCGTATGACCACGGTTAAAGGCATGTTCTGCGCTGGTGACACCGTGGGCGCTTGTGGTCACAAGTTCTCTTCTGGTGCTCATGCTGAGGGCCGTATTGCGGCTAAGGCTATGGTTAAGTTCTGTCTTGACAATAAAGACTATGTGCCTACTCCTAAGGAAGATCCTGAAGCTCTCAAGAAAGAGATTTATGCACCTTGGTATCGCTTTGAAGAAAATAAAGAGGCTTCTACTTCCTATGAAGTTAACCCGAATTTCCTCTTGCCTAAACAGATCCAGGCTCGTCTTATGAAACTTATGGACGAATATGTCGCTGGTATCGCTACTTTCTATCAGACGAATAAGGTCATGCTTGAACGCGGCCTTGAACTTTTGACCATGCTCAAGGAAGATATGGAAAAGGCAGCAGCTCGGGATCTCCACGAGCTCATGAGAGCCTGGGAAAACATTCACCGTGTCTGGACGGCTGAGCTTCATCTCCGCCACGTTCTCTTTAGAGAAGAAACTCGCTATCCTGGTTACTACTATCGTGCAGACTTCCCTGAGCTCAACGATGCTGAATGGCGCTGCTTCACCCTTTCTCGCTACAACCCTGAAACTGGCGAGTGGGAAATGGAGAAATTCCCTTATGTCCAGATTATTCCTGATCCTCTTGGACCGTAA
- the aprB gene encoding adenylyl-sulfate reductase subunit beta: protein MPSYVNPEKCDGCKGGEKTACMYICPNDLMILDTEAMKAYNQEPDQCWECYSCVKICPQGAIMVRHYADFAPLGGTCQPMRGTTDIMWTIKFRNGVVKRFKFPIRTTPEGEADPTLGKPDPDLSAIGDNRLFTEVADNVTPAVPEAVAWK from the coding sequence ATGCCGAGCTATGTAAACCCCGAGAAGTGTGACGGATGTAAGGGCGGCGAAAAGACAGCTTGCATGTACATCTGTCCGAACGACCTGATGATCCTTGACACTGAAGCCATGAAGGCCTACAACCAGGAACCTGATCAGTGTTGGGAATGTTATTCTTGTGTGAAGATTTGTCCTCAAGGTGCGATTATGGTCCGTCACTATGCTGACTTTGCTCCCCTTGGCGGAACTTGTCAGCCTATGCGTGGTACTACTGACATTATGTGGACCATTAAGTTCCGTAATGGTGTAGTAAAGCGCTTTAAGTTCCCGATTCGTACTACACCCGAAGGTGAAGCTGATCCCACTCTTGGTAAACCTGATCCTGATCTTTCTGCTATTGGTGATAACCGTCTTTTCACCGAGGTGGCTGATAATGTAACTCCGGCTGTGCCTGAAGCAGTAGCTTGGAAATAA
- the mobA gene encoding molybdenum cofactor guanylyltransferase, which produces MKNCFYKLTIGLILAGGEARRFGGGKCQAILQGKPLIQWVYESIKPFTFEIWLSVKKQEDFGLTFTKVIKDPFPGAGPAVALRETLKHVANNKVLLVTSCDQPLIQKKLLKGLVSFFDPHQYEIAVFIDEKGKILPFPGLYKASLKNKKVNALRDFLKNTKALIIKPELWRKWDPKGLSFYNINYRKDLERLEKGTP; this is translated from the coding sequence ATGAAGAATTGCTTTTATAAGCTAACTATAGGACTAATACTTGCGGGAGGAGAGGCTCGCCGTTTTGGAGGGGGCAAGTGCCAGGCCATACTCCAAGGCAAACCATTAATACAATGGGTTTACGAATCTATAAAACCTTTTACCTTTGAGATATGGCTTTCAGTAAAAAAACAAGAAGATTTTGGTTTGACATTTACCAAGGTTATAAAAGATCCCTTTCCAGGAGCTGGGCCAGCAGTAGCTTTAAGAGAAACTTTAAAACATGTTGCTAATAATAAAGTTTTATTGGTTACAAGCTGTGACCAGCCCTTAATCCAGAAAAAATTACTAAAAGGTTTAGTCTCTTTTTTTGATCCCCATCAATACGAAATAGCCGTCTTTATTGATGAAAAAGGAAAAATTTTACCCTTTCCCGGTCTTTATAAGGCTTCGCTGAAAAATAAAAAAGTCAACGCCTTAAGAGATTTCTTGAAAAATACTAAGGCCCTTATAATAAAACCTGAACTCTGGCGTAAATGGGACCCAAAAGGACTAAGTTTTTATAATATAAATTACCGTAAAGATTTAGAAAGATTAGAAAAAGGTACTCCCTAA
- the cybH gene encoding Ni/Fe-hydrogenase, b-type cytochrome subunit, with protein sequence MGGYRRVKVWSVLMRLYHWAFALSIVTLCITGYYIRDPFVLGVWEGINTNFIMAEMRYIHFLAGYIFIAAIMVRLYLFIFGNKYERFTDFIPVTPRNIRGLFITIKHYLYLTDEHVGHGGHNPLAGTAYMGMVFLGIIMILTGLYLMYPENGIIYAIGTAIFGNQQVARLWHYFLFWIFAIFCMVHIYLVVWNDIFGDEGIISSIFSGRKYLKDHH encoded by the coding sequence ATGGGCGGTTACAGACGCGTTAAAGTTTGGAGCGTTTTAATGAGGTTATATCACTGGGCCTTTGCCCTTTCGATCGTAACCCTTTGTATTACTGGTTACTATATCCGAGATCCTTTTGTCCTGGGGGTCTGGGAAGGGATCAATACCAACTTTATTATGGCTGAAATGCGTTATATACATTTCCTAGCAGGTTATATTTTTATTGCCGCTATTATGGTGAGGCTGTACTTGTTTATTTTTGGAAATAAATATGAACGCTTTACAGATTTTATTCCCGTTACTCCTCGTAATATCAGAGGCCTTTTTATCACCATTAAACACTATTTATATCTCACCGATGAACATGTTGGTCATGGTGGTCACAACCCTCTAGCTGGAACTGCATATATGGGAATGGTGTTTCTCGGTATAATTATGATTTTGACAGGACTTTATTTAATGTATCCTGAAAATGGGATTATTTACGCCATAGGTACTGCTATTTTCGGCAATCAACAGGTAGCTCGTCTATGGCATTACTTTTTGTTCTGGATTTTTGCTATCTTTTGTATGGTGCATATATATCTAGTAGTTTGGAATGACATTTTTGGCGACGAAGGTATTATTTCTAGTATTTTTTCCGGACGTAAATATTTAAAAGATCACCATTAA
- a CDS encoding nickel-dependent hydrogenase large subunit, whose product MAHKVTIDPVTRIEGHLRIDIEVDGGQITNAWSSGQMWRGIELIVKGKDPKDAWAFVQRICGVCTTVHALASVRAVEDALNLEIPINAQYVRNVIMAAHSLHDHIVHFYHLSALDWVDVVSALEADPKKAADLAQSISPWPGNNVNRFREVQEKLKAFVASGQLGPFENGYWGHPAMKLPPEVNLMAVSHYLEALEYQYKANQIVAIFGGKSPHIQTVVVGGVALAINPDNEATLNMERILFAQKLFEEVKKFVHQVYLPDVIAVGALYKDWLQYGAGVKNYLAVPDLPLDTKGETFDLPGGTIFNGNLAGVKPIKSFKDPYFRENVAECIAHSWYEGDWTKHPWEEETVPHYTDFQPDGKYSWSKAPRFKGEVMQVGPLAQVLVGYALGHELTKKWVDYAVEKLSSLVGGPVPLEAFHSTPGRHLARAIRAAMLAELGPKHLNLLTQNIGRGDLEVYVPPKFPKGVIKGVGFHEAPRGTLSHWVVIRDGRIENYQCVVPSTWNMSPRDDKGRMGPYEAALVGNPVADPEKPLEALRTIHSFDPCIACAVHVLNPEREELIKVKAL is encoded by the coding sequence CCAGATGTGGCGTGGAATAGAACTCATAGTAAAAGGCAAAGATCCCAAAGATGCCTGGGCTTTTGTCCAACGTATTTGTGGAGTTTGTACCACGGTTCACGCTCTAGCTTCGGTAAGGGCCGTGGAAGACGCTCTAAATCTCGAAATTCCTATCAATGCTCAGTATGTGCGAAATGTAATCATGGCGGCCCACTCTTTGCACGACCACATCGTCCATTTCTATCACCTATCTGCTCTTGATTGGGTAGATGTGGTTTCTGCTCTAGAGGCAGATCCCAAAAAGGCCGCAGATTTAGCCCAAAGCATTTCTCCCTGGCCAGGAAATAATGTCAATCGTTTTCGTGAAGTGCAGGAAAAATTAAAGGCCTTTGTGGCCAGTGGCCAGCTTGGTCCCTTTGAAAATGGCTACTGGGGCCATCCGGCCATGAAGCTTCCGCCAGAAGTAAACTTAATGGCGGTTTCTCATTATCTTGAGGCCCTTGAGTACCAATATAAAGCTAACCAGATAGTAGCTATTTTTGGCGGTAAAAGTCCGCATATCCAGACAGTAGTAGTAGGAGGAGTGGCATTAGCCATTAATCCTGATAACGAAGCCACCCTTAATATGGAAAGGATTCTTTTTGCCCAAAAGCTTTTTGAAGAAGTAAAGAAATTTGTCCATCAGGTTTATCTCCCTGATGTAATCGCTGTAGGTGCCCTTTATAAAGATTGGCTTCAATACGGGGCTGGTGTTAAGAACTATCTGGCTGTGCCTGATCTTCCTCTTGACACTAAAGGAGAAACCTTTGACCTTCCTGGTGGAACTATATTCAATGGTAACCTGGCCGGCGTAAAACCGATTAAGAGCTTCAAAGATCCTTATTTCCGTGAAAACGTAGCCGAGTGTATCGCACACTCCTGGTACGAAGGTGATTGGACCAAGCATCCTTGGGAAGAAGAGACTGTTCCGCATTACACTGACTTTCAGCCTGATGGTAAGTATTCTTGGTCTAAAGCTCCGCGTTTTAAAGGTGAAGTTATGCAGGTAGGCCCTCTGGCTCAGGTGCTTGTTGGTTACGCCTTGGGTCACGAGCTTACTAAAAAATGGGTAGATTACGCTGTAGAAAAACTTTCTTCTTTGGTAGGTGGTCCGGTACCTCTTGAGGCTTTTCACTCCACTCCTGGAAGACATTTGGCACGGGCTATAAGAGCAGCTATGCTGGCCGAGCTTGGTCCCAAACATCTTAACCTTTTGACCCAAAATATTGGTCGCGGAGATCTGGAAGTTTATGTCCCGCCTAAGTTTCCTAAGGGAGTTATAAAAGGCGTAGGCTTTCATGAAGCCCCTCGCGGTACCCTTTCTCACTGGGTGGTAATTCGTGACGGACGTATAGAAAATTACCAGTGTGTGGTTCCTTCTACTTGGAATATGAGTCCACGTGATGATAAAGGGCGTATGGGGCCCTATGAGGCGGCGTTAGTAGGTAATCCCGTGGCTGATCCAGAAAAACCGCTTGAGGCCTTAAGGACTATTCATTCCTTTGATCCTTGTATTGCTTGCGCCGTACATGTTTTGAATCCTGAAAGAGAGGAGCTTATTAAGGTCAAAGCTTTATAA